Proteins from one Cicer arietinum cultivar CDC Frontier isolate Library 1 chromosome 3, Cicar.CDCFrontier_v2.0, whole genome shotgun sequence genomic window:
- the LOC101498179 gene encoding RNA polymerase sigma factor sigA-like translates to MATAAVIGLSGGKRLLSSSYHYSDVIEKFYHGCDFGSSQYHLPPSKSVILSKKSSKCAPTFPAYDRQNHSIKALKEHAVVVDDAPAIANSEPWFQGGCNSNSDLELELETSDINCYSVDAPLLLMQKSMLEKQWCLSFEREVVTENSMRVKNRRKVTVTCSGVSARQRRMNSKRKISSKTGSAVQMRSAITPELLQNRLKGYVKGVVSEELLSHAQVVKLSQKIKAGLSLDEHKSRLKERLGCEPSDDQVATSLKISQAELRAKIIECSLAREKLTMSNVRLVMSIAQRYDNMGAEMADLVQGGLIGLLRGIEKFDSSKGFKISTYVYWWIRQGVSKALVENSRTLRLPTHLHERLSLIRNAEYRLEERGITPTIDRIAKCLNMSQKKVRNATEAINKVFSIDREAFPSLNGLPGDTHHNFIADKRHENIPWNGVDEWALKEEVNRLINVTLVEREREIVRLYYGLDKECLTWEDISKRIGLSRERVRQVGLVALEKLKHEARKREMEAMLLKH, encoded by the exons ATGGCTACTGCAGCAGTTATTGGACTCAGTGGAGGAAAGAGACTATTGAGTTCATCTTACCATTACTCAGATGTTATAGAAAAGTTTTATCATGGTTGTGACTTTGGATCCTCACAGTATCACCTTCCTCCTTCAAAATCTGTAATACTTTCAAAGAAGTCATCAAAATGTGCTCCAACGTTTCCAGCATATGACAGGCAGAATCATTCCATCAAAGCTCTTAAGGAGCATGCTGTTGTTGTTGATGACGCGCCTGCTATTGCTAATTCAGAACCATGGTTTCAGGGAGGCTGCAATTCTAATAGTGACTTAGAGTTAGAGTTGGAAACCTCCGATATCAATTGTTATTCTGTCGACGCTCCTCTTCTTTTGATGCAGAAGTCAATGCTGGAAAAGCAATGGTGTCTTTCATTTGAAAGGGAAGTGGTAACTGAGAATTCAATGAGAGTAAAAAACCGGAGGAAAGTGACAGTGACTTGTTCTGGGGTGTCTGCAAGGCAAAGAAGAATGAATTCCAAGAGAAAGATCAGTAGTAAAACTGGTTCTGCAGTGCAGATGAGGTCTGCTATCACTCCTGAATTGCTTCAAAATCGTTTGAAGGGCTATGTGAAAGGTGTAGTGAGTGAGGAATTGCTCTCTCATGCGCAAGTTGTAAAACTTTCTCAGAAAATCAAAGCTGGCCTTTCCTTGGATGAGCATAAATCCAG ACTGAAGGAAAGATTAGGATGTGAGCCATCTGATGATCAAGTTGCAACTTCGTTGAAGATTTCCCAAGCTGAGCTACGAGCAAAAATAATAGAGTGCTCTTTAGCTAGAGAAAAGTTGACTATGAGCAATGTTCGATTAGTTATGTCAATTGCTCAAAGATATGATAATATGGGTGCTGAAATGGCTGATCTTGTTCAG GGTGGCTTGATTGGACTACTTCGTGGGATTGAGAAGTTTGATTCTTCAAAAGGGTTCAAGATTTCAACTTATGTTTACTGGTGGATACGTCAG GGTGTTTCAAAAGCTCTAGTTGAGAATTCAAGAACATTAAGATTGCCAACTCATTTGCATGAGAGGTTATCTTTAATCCGCAATGCAGAGTATAGACTGGAAGAAAGAGGCATCACTCCAACTATTGAT AGAATTGCAAAATGCCTTAATATGTCTCAGAAGAAAGTCAGAAATGCTACTGAG GCTATCAACAAAGTTTTCTCCATAGATAGGGAAGCATTCCCCTCTCTGAATGGTCTTCCAGGAGACACTCATCACAAT TTTATTGCCGATAAACGACATGAGAACATCCCATGGAATGGAGTAGATGAGTGGGCTCTAAag GAGGAAGTGAACAGACTCATTAATGTAACCCTTGTTGAACGAGAGAGAGAAATTGTTCGTCTTTATTATGGACTGGATAAAGAATGTCTTACATGGGAAGACATTAGTAAACG GATAGGTTTGTCAAGAGAAAGAGTAAGGCAAGTTGGACTTGTTGCATTGGAGAAACTAAAACATGAAGCAAGGAAGAGAGAGATGGAAGCCATGCTTTTGAAACATTGA